The DNA sequence tgtaggaccaaatccctctccaaatcgcCCTTAGAGTGCTGGAGATTCGACCCTTTTCTTCCTTAACATCGCCTCCAAGAGTcacctaaaaaaataaaaagatagaatgTAGAATACCGtagaaatcctcataagttctatttatacccgactgcttacGGGTTTCTTACAGGCGTAAGGACTAGGCCATAAGGGAGTTGGAGAAGATTGTCACAAGCCTTACAGGAACGCTTACGGTCATAAGCCCCATCTGTAATGTTTTCTGATTTtgttacggtccagcttatTGTCATAAATgctggaccgtaagcttcactgttCTGCTTCTTGCGACTACCCTTACGAGCATCTACTGCagtcgtaagctcctctggatggtccttacgggcatccttacGAGAGTAAGCCTTACCCGTAAGGTCCTTGGAATTGGCTCTGAATCCcctttatgggcataagcatgccgcAAAGTCTTAAGTCTATGGTCGTAAATACGATCGTAAGCTACCCGTAAGCCAcctagtttgccttgtccttgttctaatgtcgacgagagagctccaacttcatcgttttaGATCTAAAAATTCTCCTTTTCGCTCTCCCTCATCTTTAAGCATTGCCCTAAGTctgttaatacaaaacacataatatttagtattgaattttgtattatggttctaatacataccaattgagtgtacaaattgatatgaaatatatgaacattgtaTACTCATCATGTTgtcctttccttttctttcttcctttctctatcttttttctGCCTGGATGAAATGGGGTGGAGACAAGAGGTTGGAGAAGAACTTGGAGAAAACTGTTAGGGCTGGAGGGcagtcaatttttttatttcttgaggATAATTTGGTAATTTTGTAACACCCAAAAGTGCTTTTGAGATGTGTTTTTTTAGAAGCATCACATTTGCAATTTatgaaaagaagcaaaattttGGCTTTTTATCAACTtatgtgacaaggtccccttgcgtatatcccgcaagtgcacgggtttgtcaaagtaataatcccagatgagcgggtatcgaatccacagggagtagggaataaaaacacttaatccgcttcttagttatgtgaaagatcaatagtgataaatgtgacaatgattcaattctcaaaagtaaaatcaacaagtaagagagcacgagtaaaggagaagataaggcaatcgataaagatggggtactcggataatgctcctcctaggacgatcgcttcaagtgcaaaaaccctctattatgcttcctaatcaatgcaatagtgagtcgtgaaaatctttcattacatagtcccaaatctaaggtcaactatgcctaactctatacatgtcccggaggagaaatcgaacaatctcaacacctcgcactcgcattgagttgcaatgagctctagggattccaagtgataaatcttttcctaattatagacctaaccctttggtccaggtggaaggtccctaaccacgattaagccctaaatacaaagatcacctcaacgcttcactccattgcactcgcaactaaaccctagcggagggtcatccttagaccattcactctattatggccgtaaagaactcgaggaacagaggtagaatctatcacgtcggaggggaaaagggacgctcctgtacctctcgactcaccctctcaaccctctccaacctagctttgtctaacactcatggtgtgtcactcacttacaaggtttatcaacaagaactctcaaccctagtgtcactctaggggaaatgttcatacaatcaagcattcaagattggaactcacaataagcatcaattaattgaaagcataataaagagattcaatgaaacgaatacatcctagggtccacaaatacccaagtacccactaggggtttagctctccatggagctaaatacaatcaaagaaatagaatgtaaaagcaatgaatccatagaaaaacccccttgatggtcgtgtcgatggtcttgtggagagtcctctactcgtcgcaagggatcctttgtccggccaaggatacacctcgccggatctctgaattcctgttttctcggccggctgtgaacagtgctctgctatagtactctgctacattatccggcctgaatagttTCCCGAATCCATagtttcatcggggtaacgcaaacgggaacacgttcacgtcgtaagtcacttgcttcttcaatgatagacaagttggtggagctcttgttctatgtgcataagtcggaatgctcgagtgtgactgcctttgtgcccctccaaatggatgtgccaactcgaatacgaggaggttggcacacactctagcatctcacacccgacctatgtcttcgcgtttgaaccttagcaagatttcctccaaaatcggtgcattatgatccacattggtttctttccttcatactcggtctcacaaccctacctgcacgaaagtaacataaaaacacatattagtgtaaaaacccaaaaaaagtaatcatcaacataagaaaaaaatacttagcattcatatcacacaagcacttatcattctgCTTTTGCAGAAAAATGAAATCTATACATGTTTTcctatatgtataaatatttaatttatgaaaaaaatactttgaGGCTTCCCAGAAGCCATTCCAAACAAGCTATAGGTGAATGGCTACATCTATGTTataatattctttttctttttaatgataatttttttttattttttttttaaattacaaatgtTAATACACCTACAAAAGAGCCAAAAAGGACAATGGTGGAATTATTGCTATGGTATCTATGGACAATACACCTTATGCAAATGTAGGGCAACACAACTCCagctgtttatttattttacttaagccatttttcttttcttttaattattgtcGGTCGTTAATGAgcttgatgattttgtttctcaTATGAAGAATGTCCATgttaatgaatatatatgttatttttttcccaataaaaaaaaaagaaaaagtccaTCTTGATTAttacaaagataaaataaaataaaattccacAGTTAAATTGTGGTGTGCGTGGGCGGCTATGAAAAGCTGCAATCCATGACTTGGACTAActtgaaaaaattttcaaacatgaCCTCTATTTGTGTATTAGAAATTGCCTCCAGCTGTAAATTGAatgataaataagtaaaatataataataaataaataaaaagtaacttTTGTTAAACATTACTTAAGATTTCACAGGCAAATGGTATTGGCTCAGTGCAAAAGACGAGTGtcaaattttcaaatgtttttaaatttgagtttCGCTGAATACAATAGTAATAATGGGTCATAAGTTATGAGCTTGAACAATAGTAATAATGGGTCATCAGTTATAACTTGAACGTATAATCGATATTATTTAGTTTGTCAGATAAGAACAGACAAATTGCATAATTGATACCTACTATATACACActcctaataaaaaaattgagtggGGGCATGAAACATAAATTATAACCCTGAGTGAATTGAAAAACGCACATGGTATTTTTTCTTCCAAACCTGAAGTTATACAGTAAGGaacaataattgtatatataaaattataaccCTGAGTGAATTGAAAATGTATGATACTATGTTTTTGATAAGGctaatatcataattttatatataaaaagagaaaaataaagatgttTATTCGGGGTAGTAGTGAATAAAGATGTGTTTTTTTAAGCTACTCCCTCaaatttatctaataattaaattattatcgttaatattttcaaaacataattatatctctatcgttatatatatatatatatatatacatatataaggaCCAGTTTAGGGACAATCCTAGATTTTAAATATTAGCGGTTAGATTCTAATTCAATGACTATGATCCATTCATAAACAGTTTCAAAAAGTATTATACAGTAATCATATATAGTATTCatacaatatttatatgaaCAATAGCCGTTGGATAATGATTCAACACCTATAATAGATACTCTTAGTGGACCGTCATTTACGTAGATACACAGATGacttaaatcatatatatatatatatatatatttggataaaataaaaaatatatcattttataaaaaatttattttcatgcatattcTAAATAGAACAATATTTACTGACGAACCTTTCAATCAGTCAACAATCgatcaacaaaaaaacaacttcAACCTATATTTTCAAACCTTTTAATCTTTACTCATTTGTCCTCACCATATTCTTAAATCTTATCGGAAAATGACCACTTCTGTTACATTGATATCAAACAGTGAGTAAGCCAAAAtctcatgaaaaaaaaaccccctataaatacccttcCATCCATTCGACAACTCCACACCCTTGCGTCTACTTCTATtgttactactactactacgtACCACCGCAGCCACAATGGCTAAGAACAAGAAGCTTTTGATTCTTGGCTTCATAGTTCTCCTAGCCATAGGTCTGTCATCTGCGGCGAGAACTTTGAGCGAGACGTCCATTGGAGTTAAACAAAGTGGTGGTTGTTCCTGTGGAGGTGGTGTCGGTGGTTCTGGAgaaggaggaggtggtggtggtggttccggtggaggaggtggaggtggtTCTGGTGGAGGACAAGGTGGTGGAAGTGGGTTTGGTTCTGGTTCTGGTTCTGGTTCTGGTTCTGGTTCTGGCCAAGGTGGTGGAGGGGGACAAGGAGGAGGTGGCGGTGGTGGTTCCggtggaggaggtggtggtggttcTGGTGGAGGACAAGGTGGtggaattgggtttggttcTGGTTCTGGTTCTGGCCAAGGTGGTGGAGCGGGACGAGGAGGAGGTGGCGGTGGTGGTTCCGGTGGCGGAGGTGGTAGTGGTTCTGGTGGAGGACAAGGTGGTGGAAGTGGGTCTGGTTCTGGTTCTGGTTCTGGCCAAGGTGGTGGAGGGGGACaaggtggaggtggtggtggtggctcTGGTGGCGGAGCTGGTGGTGGTTCCGGTGGAGGACAAGGTGGTGGAAGTGGGTTTGGGTCTGGTTCTGGTCAAGGTGGTggaggaggacgaggaggaggtgGCGGTGGTGGCTCCGGTGGaggaagtggtggtggtggtggttctGGTGGAGGACAAGGTGGTGGAAGTGGATCTGGGTCTGGGTCTGGTTCTGGTCAAGGTGGTGGAGGAGGACAAGGaagaggtggtggtggtggttccGGTGGaggaagtggtggtggtggtggttctGGTGGAGGACAAGGTGGTGGAAATGGATCTGGATCTGGGTCTGGGTCTGGGTCTGGTTCTGGTTCTGGTCAAGGTGGTGGAGGGGGAcaaggaggaggtggtggtggtggttctGGTGGAGGACAAGGTGGTGGAAGTGGATCCGGGTCTGGTTCTGGTCAAGGTGGTGGAGGAGGAcaaggaggtggtggtggtggttccggtgaaggaggtggtggtggaattggaattggaattggagttGGAATTGGGTCTGGTTCTGGCCAAGGTGGTGGAGGAGATGGCGGTGGAATTAGTGTTGGGCTTGTTTCGAGATCCGGATATGGGAGTGGCGGTGGAGGTGGACATCCTTAGAGGAAAGATGAGTAGGTCCACGGATAATAAAAACTAAGCACTGGGATGTATACGTCCATGGAAGTTAAGTTGAGTAAGCAGTGCATGGTTAAGggatattattatt is a window from the Dioscorea cayenensis subsp. rotundata cultivar TDr96_F1 chromosome 2, TDr96_F1_v2_PseudoChromosome.rev07_lg8_w22 25.fasta, whole genome shotgun sequence genome containing:
- the LOC120273514 gene encoding glycine-rich cell wall structural protein 1.8-like, translating into MAKNKKLLILGFIVLLAIGLSSAARTLSETSIGVKQSGGCSCGGGVGGSGEGGGGGGGSGGGGGGGSGGGQGGGSGFGSGSGSGSGSGSGQGGGGGQGGGGGGGSGGGGGGGSGGGQGGGIGFGSGSGSGQGGGAGRGGGGGGGSGGGGGSGSGGGQGGGSGSGSGSGSGQGGGGGQGGGGGGGSGGGAGGGSGGGQGGGSGFGSGSGQGGGGGRGGGGGGGSGGGSGGGGGSGGGQGGGSGSGSGSGSGQGGGGGQGRGGGGGSGGGSGGGGGSGGGQGGGNGSGSGSGSGSGSGSGQGGGGGQGGGGGGGSGGGQGGGSGSGSGSGQGGGGGQGGGGGGSGGGGDGGGISVGLVSRSGYGSGGGGGHP